The region TGTGATGAGCCGACATCGAGGTGCCAAACTCCCCCGTCGATATGAACTCTTGGGAGGAATCAGCCTGTTATCCCCAGAGTACCTTTTATCCGTTGAGCGATGGCCCTTCCATACAGAACCACCGGATCACTATGTCCTACTTTCGTACCTGCTCGACTTGTCAGTCTCGCAGTTAAGCACGCTTATGCCATTGCACTATCAACACGATGTCCGACCGTATCTAGCGTACCTTCGAACTCCTCCGTTACACTTTAGGAGGAGACCGCCCCAGTCAAACTGCCTACCATGCACTGTCCCCGATCCGGATAACGGACCAAGGTTAGAACCTCAAACAAACCAGGGTGGTATTTCAAGGTTGGCTCCACGAGAACTAGCGTCCCCGCTTCAAAGCCTCCCACCTATCCTACACAGATTGGTTCAAAGTCCAATGCAAAGCTACAGTAAAGGTTCATGGGGTCTTTCCGTCTAGCCGCGGGTAGATTGCATCATCACAAACATTTCAACTTCGCTGAGTCTCGGGAGGAGACAGTGTGGCCATCGTTACGCCATTCGTGCAGGTCGGAACTTACCCGACAAGGAATTTCGCTACCTTAGGACCGTTATAGTTACGGCCGCCGTTTACTGGGACTTCAATCAAGAGCTTGCACCCCATCATTTAATCTTCCAGCACCGGGCAGGCGTCACACCCTATACGTCCACTTTCGTGTTTGCAGAGTGCTGTGTTTTTATTAAACAGTCGCAGCCACCAGTTTATTGCAACCCTTTCACCCTCATGGAGTAAACCATTCAAGCTACCGGGGCGTACCTTTTCCCGAAGTTACGGTACCAATTTGCCGAGTTCCTTCTCCCGAGTTCTCTCAAGCGCCTTAGAATACTCATCTCGCCCACCTGTGTCGGTTTGCGGTACGGTCTCGTATGACTGAAGCTTAGAGGCTTTTCTTGGAACCACTTCCGATTGCTTCGTGAATAAATTCACTCGTCTCAACCCCTTGAATTCCGCACCCGGATTTGCCTAAGTGCCTTCTATGAGCCAAAAACCAACTATTCCAACAGTTGGACAACCTTCCGCGATCCGTCCCCCCATCGCATCATACGACGGTGCAGGAATATTAACCTGCTTCCCATCAGCTACGCATCTCTGCCTCGCCTTAGGGGCCGACTCACCCTGCTCCGATGAACGTTGAACAGGAAACCTTGGGCTTACGGCGTGGAGGCTTTTCACCCCCATTATCGCTACTCATGTCAGCATTCGCACTTCTGATACCTCCAGCATCCTTTACAAGACACCTTCGCAGGCTTACAGAACGCTCTCCTACCATATATATCTGTGATAAATCACAGAACAATATCCGCAGCTTCGGTGACTGGCTTAGCCCCGTTACATCTTCCGCGCAGGACGACTCGATCAGTGAGCTATTACGCTTTCTTTAAATGATGGCTGCTTCTAAGCCAACATCCTGACTGTTTTAGCCTTCCCACTTCGTTTTCCACTTAGCCAATCTTTGGGACCTTAGCTGGCGGTCTGGGTTGTTTCCCTCTTGACGCCGGACGTTAGCACCCGACGTCTGTCTCCCAAGCTCGCACTCATCGGTATTCGGAGTTTGCAATGGTTTGGTAAGTCGCAATGACCCCCTAGCCATAACAGTGCTCTACCCCCGATGGTGATACTTGAGGCACTACCTAAATAGTTTTCGGAGAGAACCAGCTATTTCCAAGTTTGTTTAGCCTTTCACCCCTACCCACAGCTCATCCCCTAATTTTTCAACATTAGTGGGTTCGGACCTCCAGGGCGTGTTACCGCACCTTCATCCTGGCCATGAGTAGATCACTTGGTTTCGGGTCTACACCCAGCGACTGATCGCCCTATTCGGACTCGATTTCTCTACGGCTTCCCTATGCGGTTAACCTTGCCACTGAATGTAAGTCGCTGACCCATTATACAAAAGGTACGCAGTCACGGAACAAGTCCGCTCCTACTGTTTGTATGCACACGGTTTCAGGATCTATTTCACTCCCCTTCCGGGGTTCTTTTCGCCTTTCCCTCACGGTACTGGTTCACTATCGGTCGATTACGAGTATTTAGCCTTGGAGGATGGTCCCCCCATATTCAGACAGGATGTCACGTGTCCCGCCCTACTTGTCGTACGCTTAGTACCACCGGTCCGATTTCACATACGGGGCTATCACCCACTATGGCTCCTATTTCCAGAGGATTCTGTTATCGGTCCGACTATCACGTACAGGCTCTTCCCATTTCGCTCGCCGCTACTTTGGGAATCTCGGTTGATTTCTTTTCCTGCAGCTACTTAGATGTTTCAGTTCGCCGCGTTCGCCTTGCATACCTATGTATTCAGTATGCAATACCCTAAAAGGGTGGGTTGCCCCATTCGGAAATCTGCGGATCAAAGTGTGTTTGCTCACTCCCCGCAGCTTATCGCAAGCTACTACGTCCTTCATCGCCTGTAATCGCCAAGGCATCCACCATGTGCACTTATTCGCTTGTCCCTATAACGTTAGCCTCTGCTCACCGAGGTGACCAAAGAGCGCTACAGGGATAAGAAAGTACAACGTTGTTGCTTGTTTGTTGATACATACAATCATTACCCATCGATTTGCTTTTTACGGCAAACCGATCAATAAATAATCTTTACTTCTTCCAGATTGTTAAAGAACATACAGCACTTGGTCTCGAAAAGACCAAACCTAAATCCCGGCGCACTATCTGCACTGATTTACGTTTGAACTTTTGGTGGAGGATGACGGGATCGAACCGACGACCCCCTGCTTGCAAAGCAGGTGCTCTCCCAGCTGAGCTAATCCCCCTATGGGTATTTCCAGACTACAGAAACTGGTAGGGCTGGTTGGACTCGAACCAACGACCCCCGCGTTATCAACACGGTGCTCTAACCAGCTGAGCTACAGCCCCAAATGCTGTTCTTTATATTAACAGCCGATAAGTGTGAACATTTGATGCGTGAATCATTTACATGATTCGTGCAAACTCTAGAAAGGAGGTGATCCAGCCGCACCTTCCGATACGGCTACCTTGTTACGACTTCACCCCAGTCACGAATCCTACCGTGGTAAGCGCCCTCCTTACGGTTAAGCTACCTACTTCTGGTAAAACCCGCTCCCATGGTGTGACGGGCGGTGTGTACAAGACCCGGGAACGTATTCACCGCGACATGCTGATCCGCGATTACTAGCGATTCCAACTTCATGCAGTCGAGTTGCAGACTACAATCCGGACTACGATACACTTTCTGCGATTAGCTCCCCCTCGCGGGTTGGCGGCGCTCTGTATGTACCATTGTATGACGTGTGAAGCCCTACCCATAAGGGCCATGAGGACTTGACGTCATCCCCACCTTCCTCCGGTTTGTCACCGGCAGTCTCATTAGAGTGCCCTTTCGTAGCAACTAATGACAAGGGTTGCGCTCGTTGCGGGACTTAACCCAACATCTCACGACACGAGCTGACGACAGCCATGCAGCACCTGTGTACTGGTTCTCTTTCGAGCACTCCTCAATCTCTCGAGGATTCCAGCCATGTCAAGGGTAGGTAAGGTTTTTCGCGTTGCATCGAATTAATCCACATCATCCACCGCTTGTGCGGGTCCCCGTCAATTCCTTTGAGTTTTAATCTTGCGACCGTACTCCCCAGGCGGTCTACTTCACGCGTTAGCTGCGTTACCAAGTCAATTAAGACCCGACAACTAGTAGACATCGTTTAGGGCGTGGACTACCAGGGTATCTAATCCTGTTTGCTCCCCACGCTTTCGTGCATGAGCGTCAATCTTGACCCAGGGGGCTGCCTTCGCCATCGGTGTTCCTCCACATATCTACGCATTTCACTGCTACACGTGGAATTCTACCCCCCTCTGCCAGATTCTAGCCTTGCAGTCTCCAATGCAATTCCCAGGTTGAGCCCGGGGATTTCACATCAGACTTACAAAACCGCCTGCGCACGCTTTACGCCCAGTAATTCCGATTAACGCTTGCACCCTACGTATTACCGCGGCTGCTGGCACGTAGTTAGCCGGTGCTTATTCTTCAGGTACCGTCATTAGCAAGAGATATTAGCTCTCACCGTTTCTTCCCTGACAAAAGAGCTTTACAACCCGAAGGCCTTCTTCACTCACGCGGCATTGCTGGATCAGGCTTTCGCCCATTGTCCAAAATTCCCCACTGCTGCCTCCCGTAGGAGTCTGGACCGTGTCTCAGTTCCAGTGTGGCTGGTCGTCCTCTCAGACCAGCTACTGATCGATGCCTTGGTAGGCTTTTACCCTACCAACTAGCTAATCAGATATCGGCCGCTCCACGAGCATGAGGTCTTGCGATCCCCCACTTTCATCCTTAGATCGTATGCGGTATTAGCGTAACTTTCGCTACGTTATCCCCCACTCTAGGGTACGTTCCGATATATTACTCACCCGTTCGCCACTCGCCACCAGAGCAAGCTCCGTGCTGCCGTTCGACTTGCATGTGTAAGGCATGCCGCCAGCGTTCAATCTGAGCCAGGATCAAACTCTTCAGTTTAATCTCTGTTACTTTGCCCTTTTACAGGCACCATCATTGCTGATGGGTCGCTCACTCAAAAAACTGACAGGCTACTTCCGAAGAAGTATCCTATTTCATTATTTCTTGTGAACATTTGATATTTTAAGTTTTACGCCAATCCGAAGATTGACGCTGCACTTACATCAAATGCCCACACTTATCGACTGTTAATTGTTAAAGAACTGTATTCGGTACTGCTTTCGCGCTATCGACAAAGCGTTGTGTTTGCCAGCTGCGAAGAAGGAAGAGTATGAAGCATTTCGCTACATCCGTCAACTCCTTCTTTTCCTGCCTTACTCGGCATTTGCATGCATCGTTCAGCGAGGGGGCGAATTATAGCCCTACGCCGCGATAGCAGCAAGTCTTTAATCCAAGATTTGTTAGTCAAGGTTTTGTATCGCTGTCCTGACCCAGCGAAAACCCAGTCTTTCCTGCTCCATGCGGAGGCACTCGCCCAAAGCATGTTCGTGCAGTATTTTAAACAGGGCCAGTTCCTCATGCGTCAAGCGGGTCAGATGACCACTGTGGCGTTTATGCGGCTCTTCACTCCCCCACAACAAGCGGTGCGCTTCCAGGGTCGCGATGTCCATCAGCATGGAGCGTGCTTGCGGCAAGTATGCGCGCAAGCGATCCAGTATAGCAAAACCGTGCGTATCGATATCGCCCCAGTAAATTACTTCCTTGTAAGCCAACCAGGGCACATCGCCTAGGCGTTCGACACTATAACCGCCGCCGAAAATCACCATGCTGTCTTCAACCTCCGGAAATGCCAGGCCATTGATTTCATTCTCGGTAATAAAGACGCGTTTTACATTGACATGCAAGGCAGCGAACTGCGCTACCGGTACGCTCAGGTCAGACAAACCAGCGATATAATGACGCGGATCGAGCAGGCGAAAACGTATCAATACCGGTTTGCTCAATAATCCATAACGCGTTTCAAATTGGCGCGCCCCGACGGCCTGCGCGTCGATCGCCTCGGGCAGCATTAGCTGATCCAGTAATTCCGCCAGCAAGGCCTTGCGCGTTTCGATGAATTTTCCATCCACCCCAGCGATGTCGAGTTCGCGCAAGTAAAGCTGCGGACGTGGATGCGCCACAAACCATTGCAAAATCAGCACGATGCGCTCCCATGCGGGCGCGTGCTCGAGCAACTGCATCGGATGGCGCACGATCCAGCCAGCCAAAGCAGGAAAAACCTGCAGCGTCAGCAATTGCTCGAAACGCCGCTTCTCCGCCATTTTTCCGATCAGCCGCAAGGCGTCGCCCTCTTCCTCCACGATCAAGCCAGCCGGCATGCGATTGCGCCCCAACTGGCGATGATTGATATCACGCCATTCGATGGTGTAGCCGTAGCCCTTGTGACTCTTGCTGCCTTCGTCAAGTTGGCGTATCCAGCGCCGCACTTCATCGAATTGCTCGCCCAGGTGCGCCGAGGCTGGCTGGCGCAGATTGAGGTGCAAAGGAAACAGCGCGCTCTGATTGACATGCGCAGCCAGCAGGCGACCGCTGTCCCACAGGCGCAGTAACTGTGTACGAATGTCGGCCGGCGTGGTCCAGTTGCTGCTCATGGCACTCATGCGCCGCGAGTCTGGCGCTCGGCCTGGTACTGCTCGATGCTCAGGCAGCGCAACATCGATTGCCGGCCCTCTTCGCTATGCACGAAGCCAAGGCCGGCAACATAGGGTTCGATGATATGGATTTTTTGCAACGGCGTGACGATCAGCAATTGCAGATTCATGCGCTTGAACAGTTCCAGCCCATAGCGCGCGGACTCATCCGAGCCGCGGCCGAACGCCTCATCGATCACGACAAAACGGAAGGATCGCGAACGCACGACGCCCCACTCCAGGCCGAATTGGTATGCCAGACTGGCGGCCAACACGGTATAGGCCAGCTTTTCCTTCTGACCGCCGGACTTGCCACCTGCATCAGTGTAATGTTCATGCTCGCGGTCATCTTCACGCCAGCGCTCGGAGGCCGAAAACACAAACCAGTTGCGCACGTCGGTCACCTTGCGCGTCCAGCGCTTGTCCACCTCGGCGCTCCCGCTGCGGCCACGGAAGCGCTCGATAATCGTTTTGACCTGCATAAATTTGGCTTCCGTATATTCTTCATCGCTCGATCCCGTCAGCGCGCCTTCCGTGCAGGCACGCAAGTCGGCCTGGAAATCGCGCAGGTCAGCGTCCAGGTTGGGCTCGGCCTCCAGCGCGATATAGCGGTTGGGGTTGTAATCGATATCGTGCAGCGAGCGGTTGATGATATCGATACGTTCGCGTATGGTTTCACGTTCGCGCTTGAGCTGTGATTGAAAGCCAGCAATTTCGCGTATCGTGTTTTCATTGAGCAATTCCTTGAAGCGCTGCGCAAAGCGTGGCAAGTCATCGGCCTGCAGTGCCGCCAGCATCTTGCCAAACTCGCCGGCGGCATTGATGCTGACATCGACTTCACGCGTATCGAGCGGCCACGCCGTGACGTAATCACTCATGGCGTTGATGATACGATCGCGCAAACCGGCGATTTTCTTGCCGTCGGCATCGATACGCGCCTGCAAGAAAGTGCGCATGTCTTTTTCACGGTTGTCGCACGACTCCACCGTCAGTTTGTGTTCGCCTAGCGCTTCCCCCTGTAGCCGCTGCAGCAAGGGAAAATACAGCTCACGCGCGTGCGACGGCGTGGCGTCCAGCAACTGTGCGCAATCGCCCAAGTGACCGCTGGCCTGCTCCTGGCGTTCGCTGAGTCTGGCGTGCTCGGTGGTGTGGCGGCTAATGTCGTCATCCGTTTTGGCTTGCGCTTGCGTCAACGCCTCAAGCTGACCCTGCAGCTCTTGCAGCAGATCGGACGCCGCTTCCAGTGCCTCTTTTTCACGCAGTAATTGTTCGATCGCCAGCAGCAAGGGCTTCCAGTCCAGTTCGTCGAAATGCTGGAACACCGCCAGTTGCTGCCAGTGACCCAGGCGGTCCTGATGCGTTTTGACATCAATGCCCAGTGCACTGATACGAGCACGATGGGCGGTGATGCGCAATGACAAATCACGCGCTTGCTTTTCCAGCGCCGCGATCTTGGCCTGGTTGGTCCAGCCCAGCACATAACGGGTGCGGTCTTGCAACTGATGACGGTCATCCTTTTCATGGCGCTCGCCACCCGCCTTGATCTGGCCGTTGTGCGTGATGGCCAATTTTTCACGTTGGAATTGCTGCAGCGATTCACAGCATGCGTAGTCGAAACGCCGCGCCAGTTCACCGGCGATCCATGGATAAAACGCCGAATCCGGCTTGATGGACAACTTGCACACCAGGGAGTCCGGATGCAGCGGCCGTGCTTCCGGCACATTGACCGCGCGTACCCGAAAATACACCAGGCGCGCTCCAAGATGGCTGCGGTCCACCCATGCCGCCACCGCCGCATAATGGGCTTCCGGCACCAGCAGCGCCAGGCCGAAATTGTGCAGCAAACGTTCGGCCGCGCCCTCCCACGCGCCCGCATCGTCGCGTACCTGGATCAACTCGCCAACAAAGGGCAGCTCATCACCATCGAGATTAAGCGCGCCGCACAGCAAGTCACGCAGTTTCAGCATCTGGCCTGGAATATTCGAGCGGCGCTGGCGCAACGATGCGAGCTCCGCCGATAACTCGCCATGGCTGGCGCCCAGTTAGCGCACCATGACACCCGCCTCTGTCAGGGTGTTCTGGCACTCGTCGCGCTGCGCGACGCATTGCGCCTGGCCACTGTCGATAGCACGCAAATTGGCGCGAAAGCCTTCGTCATCGGCAGCACCAGGCAAGCCCAGCGCTTGCGCCAATTGCTCGTAGAGCGCTGCGCGCCGCGCACGCTCATCCTTCAGCGTTTGCCGGCGCGCGATCTCGGCGTCGATCTGCGCCAGGCGATTGCCGCCGTTGGCGGAAATGGCTTCCCGTATTTCATCGCGGCGCAGGCCTTGTTCGCCGCGCTGCTGTTGCAGCCGCTGCAGGCGCGCGGCGGTTTTTTCCAGTTCCAGCACCAGTTGCTTCAGGCGGCTTTCCAGCAACTCACTTTTCAAGGCAGCAAACCACGGCCGCAGCGCTTCGCGGCAGCCGCGCAACTGCTCATCCTGCTGCTGCAAGCTGGCATGGCGTGCGCAATCGGCAGTGAGCGGCAGCAATTGCTCGATCTGTTGCTTCGCCTTGAGTACAGCTTCGTGCGCGCGATGCAGATCATCGAAATGGGCAATCAGGGCGGCAATCCGCTCTTCGACGGGAAATGCTTCAAGCATGTGCTCACGCACGAAGTCGGTCAGGTTGCCGACCGATTTCATCGACACCGTTTGGTGAAACAACTCCATCGCCTGTTCATTGCCGATGCCGAAGCGGCGGCGGAAATCGGCACCATACGGTGGAAAACTGTCGTATAGGGTTATACCCTTGCTGGCGCGCAGGCGCTTGCGCAGCTGGGTGATATCGGTACCGAAGCCAGCGAACTGATCCACGATCGACAAGGCGCTGTCCGCCACAACATAAAAACGCTCGGGCTGGCCGCGCGCATCCTTGAGCCAGAAGACCTGCGCCAGGGTCACCGTCTGATCGTAGCCTTCGTTATAAAACACGCCAAGGATCACGGCATAGGTATTCTGGTCGCGCAAGGCCACCGCGCGCGCCGTACTGCCCGTGTCACCGCGTTCCGATTTGTAATGGCCAAGCACATAGGTACGCAGGCTGCGCTCATGCGCGTCGGCACCGGCGGCTTTGTTATAGGAAATCTTTTGAGCGGGAACCAGCAAGGTGGTTATCGCGTCGACCAACGTCGATTTGCCCGAACCGATGTCGCCGGTCAGCAGCAGATTGTCGCCGCCCGGATGCATTTTCCACACGCGCGCATGAAAGGTCCCCCAATTCAGGACTTCGAAGTGATGCAGCCGGAAGCCCGCACGTTCAAGTAGCGCCGGCTCCGCAAAATGTAATTGGGAACTTACGCCGTCCTCATGATCCCGCGCCGTCATTCCGCATCCTCCGACAGTCCCGCGCCATGACTGGCGTAATCGTTCAGGCGTTGTTCAAAATCGCTAAGCCATTGCGCGTCGACAAACGCCTTCAAAATGCGCCGCACTTCAAATTGCTGATCCTGTCCACGCAAACGATACAGGAAGCCCAGTTCGACCACTTTATTCAAATGCGTCTCCATGCGGTCAAGCAAACGCGCTTCATTGGCGGTATCGGGCAGGAAAAGGCGCAATTGTTCGGTGATCTGCTCACGGCTGACAATTAAACGCGTATCGCCAGCATGGCTATCGAACTCCGCCAGCTTTTTACGCAACAGCACCAGGATCAAACTGACCGGATAACTGAGCTGGCGCCGAGGCACCAGACGCGGTAGTGCAACTTCCCCTTCCGGTGTGGCACGCTGGCGCAGATAGGCATAGCCCTCGGCTTCGTCGAGTATCAATTCCAGGCCGATTTGCTGGTAATAATCGCGCACGCGCGCTTGCAACAGCAGCAGTGGCTGCCATAAGGCGACATCGTTTTCCCGGTACAACACGCCTTGCATCAAGGCGATCAGGATCTGGCTGTAATGAGTTTCACTGGATGAATTCATCATGCACTGAAAATAAGAAGAGGTACGGTGGCAAGCCGCGCACGACCCTGCGCATCGCTCCAGTGTATCGTTTCTTCTCGCGTATCGTCGATCACGCCTGGCAATTCCTGCGTCGCCAGGCTCAGATAAGTGGCCAGTTCCGCCAGGCCTTGCTCGAGCGGATATTCGGCGATCAGCGTGGCGAGCGACACTTGCTTGCGCTGCTGTAGTGCGCGCCGGATATTCGACGCCAGTTTCAGGCGGTCGACATGGACCTGCTCGAACAAGGCATCCGACGGCACCGGTTCGGCGGCTTCATCGAGCACGCCATGCAAAATGACGGGTTTGAAGGGCGGTGTAAACAAGATGCGATCCATCGGCGCCAGCACATTCGGTGCGGCGGCATTGATCTCGATAAAAGCGGCATGCTCGACCACCGCGCGCGCATCGAGCGCCTTTTTTTCTATGTCGCGTATCAGCTGCATGATGCGGCGGTTTTCCAGCCAGGCCTGATCGTCGAGATAGCGTCGCAACTGTTCCGACAAACGGGCCACCGTACGCTGCGTCACTTCGCCCGCCTCCAGCCAGTCATAATGAATACGCAGCAAGCGGCCATCGGGCGCCAGTTCGCGTACCGGATCGAGCGCCATGACCGCATTCAATAATGCCGTCAATTCATCCTGGCGCGATGGCGACATCAACAAATCCCAGAAGGCGCGAAAACTCTTGCCTTCATCGGAATCGGCAATCACATCGCGCTTGCCGAAAATTTCCTGCAGCAATTCGCCCTTGTTGCCTTCCCATGCGGCGATACGTTCACGCACCGAGCGATCCAAGCTGCGAAAATTATGTTCCACGGCACGAAAATCGGACAATAGCTCGCGTGCAGTGGACGACATTTGCAGGAAGCGCTCGCGTACCTGACCAGGCTCCATCATGTCGAGCCGTCCTTGGGCGATCTGTGCGATTTCTGCATCGATGGCTGCCTTGCGTTTCTGAAGCTCGGCGATACGGGTACGCGGATTCAATTCGGTTCCGTCGAGAATCTGTCGCAATAAATCGAACACTGTCATCAGGCGCGATTCGGTGCCGATGAATTGGCGCTGTTCCAGGCCAAGCAGCCATGCGATCGCCTGTTCAGTCGGTGAGGTCAAATCATAGTGCGGTTCATCCTGCCCGCTTGGATAATATTTGCGTAGCCAGCCTCGTTCATCGGAAGCCCAATCGTCCAGATACGCTGTCGCGCTTTTGGGAAACAACACCTCGCCAGCCAGTTCATGCAAATGATACAGATGATCATCCAGATGCGATGCCAGTTGCTGGCGTGCGATGGTACGGATATTAGGAGCAATAAAATGACGGTGCAGGAAACTGGCGATCATCGGTGCATGATCAGCGGCAAGCAAACGCCAGGCAGGATGGTTGCGGCGCTGGGCAGAAAGTTGTTGATAGTCCATCTGTACGCGTTTTGAGTCTATTGCGTACTGTAGCACCGATCAATATCACATCTCTTGATAAATCTCCAGACGAAAAAAAACCCGCCAATTGTTTGACGGGTTTTTCTCTTACTGCGAATAACAAGCCTGACGATAACCTACTTTCACACTGGTTGCAGCACTATCATCGGCGCAAAGTTGTTTCACGGTCCTGTTCGGGATGGGAAGGGGTGGGACCAACTTGCTATGGTCATCAGGCATAACTTGTACTGGCATTTGTCCTCAATGGAGCGACAAAGCCTGAATCTGGAAGAAGCAAAGATTGGGGTAATGACTGGTAGTATCAACACACACGCAACGTTGTACCGTCTTATCCTCTGTACCTGCTAAGGTTATAGGGACAAGCCGTACGGGCAATTAGTACTGGTTAGCTTAATGCATTACTGCACTTCCACACCCAGCCTATCAACGTCCTGGTCTCGAACGACCCTTCAAAGAGCTCAAGGCTCTGGGAAATCTCATCTCAAGGCAAGTTTCCCGCTTAGATGCTTTCAGCGGTTATCTCTTCCGAACTTAGCTACCCGGCAATGCCACTGGCGTGACAACCGGTACACCAGAGGTTCGTCCACTCCGGTCCTCTCGTACTAGGAGCAGCCCCCTTCAAATTTCCAACGCCCACGGCAGATAGGGACCAAACTGTCTCACGACGTTTTAAACCCAGCTCACGTACCACTTTAAATGGCGAACAGCCATACCCTTGGGACCGGCTACAGCCCCAGGATGTGATGAGCCGACATCGAGGTGCCAAACTCCCCCGTCGATATGAACTCTTGGGAGGAATCAGCCTGTTATCCCCAGAGTACCTTTTATCCGTTGAGCGATGGCCCTTCCATACAGAACCACCGGATCACTATGTCCTACTTTCGTACCTGCTCGACTTGTCAGTCTCGCAGTTAAGCACGCTTATGCCATTGCACTATCAACACGATGTCCGACCGTATCTAGCGTACCTTCGAACTCCTCCGTTACACTTTAGGAGGAGACCGCCCCAGTCAAACTGCCTACCATGCACTGTCCCCGATCCGGATAACGGACCAAGGTTAGAACCTCAAACAAACCAGGGTGGTATTTCAAGGTTGGCTCCACGAGAACTAGCGTCCCCGCTTCAAAGCCTCCCACCTATCCT is a window of Janthinobacterium rivuli DNA encoding:
- a CDS encoding Wadjet anti-phage system protein JetD domain-containing protein, coding for MSSNWTTPADIRTQLLRLWDSGRLLAAHVNQSALFPLHLNLRQPASAHLGEQFDEVRRWIRQLDEGSKSHKGYGYTIEWRDINHRQLGRNRMPAGLIVEEEGDALRLIGKMAEKRRFEQLLTLQVFPALAGWIVRHPMQLLEHAPAWERIVLILQWFVAHPRPQLYLRELDIAGVDGKFIETRKALLAELLDQLMLPEAIDAQAVGARQFETRYGLLSKPVLIRFRLLDPRHYIAGLSDLSVPVAQFAALHVNVKRVFITENEINGLAFPEVEDSMVIFGGGYSVERLGDVPWLAYKEVIYWGDIDTHGFAILDRLRAYLPQARSMLMDIATLEAHRLLWGSEEPHKRHSGHLTRLTHEELALFKILHEHALGECLRMEQERLGFRWVRTAIQNLD
- a CDS encoding DUF4194 domain-containing protein — its product is MNSSSETHYSQILIALMQGVLYRENDVALWQPLLLLQARVRDYYQQIGLELILDEAEGYAYLRQRATPEGEVALPRLVPRRQLSYPVSLILVLLRKKLAEFDSHAGDTRLIVSREQITEQLRLFLPDTANEARLLDRMETHLNKVVELGFLYRLRGQDQQFEVRRILKAFVDAQWLSDFEQRLNDYASHGAGLSEDAE
- a CDS encoding DUF3375 domain-containing protein, which encodes MDYQQLSAQRRNHPAWRLLAADHAPMIASFLHRHFIAPNIRTIARQQLASHLDDHLYHLHELAGEVLFPKSATAYLDDWASDERGWLRKYYPSGQDEPHYDLTSPTEQAIAWLLGLEQRQFIGTESRLMTVFDLLRQILDGTELNPRTRIAELQKRKAAIDAEIAQIAQGRLDMMEPGQVRERFLQMSSTARELLSDFRAVEHNFRSLDRSVRERIAAWEGNKGELLQEIFGKRDVIADSDEGKSFRAFWDLLMSPSRQDELTALLNAVMALDPVRELAPDGRLLRIHYDWLEAGEVTQRTVARLSEQLRRYLDDQAWLENRRIMQLIRDIEKKALDARAVVEHAAFIEINAAAPNVLAPMDRILFTPPFKPVILHGVLDEAAEPVPSDALFEQVHVDRLKLASNIRRALQQRKQVSLATLIAEYPLEQGLAELATYLSLATQELPGVIDDTREETIHWSDAQGRARLATVPLLIFSA